One Chitinophaga varians DNA window includes the following coding sequences:
- a CDS encoding HYC_CC_PP family protein produces MKKVLTLLLLLLYVGSSTGATFHMHYCMGKLVEVTLWHGDNKKCSHCETDLSKGCPKKCCKDEHKTVKLEKDQKVTAQALHFLQMPVAEVPVSYVQLPAAKVVSLATIHPVGHAPPYSSKVQPYILHCIFRV; encoded by the coding sequence ATGAAGAAAGTCCTCACACTCCTGTTACTACTGCTGTACGTTGGCTCCTCCACGGGCGCCACGTTCCACATGCACTACTGCATGGGCAAGCTGGTGGAAGTAACGCTGTGGCATGGGGACAATAAAAAATGCAGTCATTGCGAAACAGACCTGAGCAAGGGATGCCCTAAAAAATGCTGCAAGGACGAACATAAAACGGTCAAACTGGAGAAAGACCAGAAAGTGACCGCTCAGGCCCTGCATTTTTTGCAGATGCCGGTGGCGGAAGTCCCTGTCAGCTACGTGCAGCTGCCCGCTGCCAAGGTAGTGTCGCTGGCAACCATACACCCGGTGGGCCATGCGCCACCCTACAGCAGTAAAGTACAGCCCTATATCCTGCATTGTATTTTCCGCGTGTGA
- a CDS encoding DUF6691 family protein — protein sequence MNTWFSQLKYLVIGTLFGIIFVKAEVISWFRIQEMFRLQSFHMYGVIGSAVMVGMLSVWLIKKFNIKTLDGETVVFHPKKFNKGQIYGGLLFGLGWAITGACPGPLFAQIGVGATVVAVTLLSAIAGTWVYGRFRDQLPH from the coding sequence ATGAATACATGGTTTAGTCAATTAAAATATTTGGTGATCGGTACGTTGTTCGGGATCATTTTTGTAAAGGCGGAAGTCATCAGCTGGTTCCGCATACAGGAGATGTTCCGGCTGCAGTCTTTTCACATGTACGGCGTCATTGGCTCTGCCGTGATGGTGGGCATGTTGTCCGTATGGTTAATCAAAAAATTCAATATCAAAACACTGGACGGGGAAACGGTCGTGTTTCATCCGAAGAAGTTCAACAAGGGTCAGATCTATGGCGGATTGTTGTTTGGTCTGGGATGGGCCATAACTGGCGCGTGTCCTGGCCCGCTGTTCGCCCAGATCGGTGTAGGCGCTACCGTAGTCGCTGTTACTTTACTGAGTGCCATCGCCGGCACATGGGTGTATGGCCGTTTTCGTGATCAATTACCTCATTAA
- a CDS encoding SDR family oxidoreductase gives MTNSQQPKISLVTGASSGIGQAIARALAAEGHIVVITARRQERLTAMDAGNVVVMAGDLTDSAFQEQVVHTVFDTYGRCDHLFNCAGSIETGPIESIDIDKMSAMIRLNVEATFRLTYLVLKRFKAQGFGHVINLSSVMGTKVRPTAGAYAATKFAMEALSEALRLELAGTPLKISCIEPGLVMTELHKDWAVHPKESMGIHEPLTVDDIVGTVKFILQQPEHVRIPKLMILPGHHQI, from the coding sequence ATGACAAACAGTCAACAGCCTAAAATCAGCCTCGTTACCGGTGCCAGCAGTGGCATTGGCCAGGCAATAGCCCGCGCCCTGGCGGCAGAGGGCCATATTGTAGTGATAACCGCCCGCCGGCAGGAGCGATTAACGGCGATGGACGCCGGCAACGTAGTGGTGATGGCCGGAGACCTCACTGACAGTGCTTTCCAGGAACAGGTAGTGCATACTGTTTTTGATACTTACGGCCGGTGTGATCATCTCTTTAACTGTGCCGGCAGTATTGAAACCGGCCCTATTGAAAGCATCGACATCGATAAGATGTCTGCTATGATCAGGCTGAACGTAGAAGCCACTTTCCGGCTGACTTATCTTGTGCTGAAACGCTTCAAAGCGCAGGGCTTCGGACATGTGATCAACCTGTCGAGCGTGATGGGCACGAAAGTGCGGCCTACGGCCGGCGCCTATGCTGCCACCAAATTCGCCATGGAAGCGCTGTCGGAAGCCCTGCGGCTGGAGCTGGCAGGCACGCCGCTCAAGATATCGTGCATAGAGCCGGGGCTGGTGATGACAGAACTGCACAAAGACTGGGCCGTGCATCCCAAAGAAAGCATGGGCATTCATGAGCCGCTTACGGTAGACGATATCGTGGGCACCGTGAAATTTATTTTGCAACAGCCTGAGCATGTGCGTATCCCGAAACTGATGATCCTGCCGGGCCACCATCAGATCTGA
- a CDS encoding sulfite exporter TauE/SafE family protein: protein MEIIGYIAAALIGISLGLIGGGGSVLTLPVLVYLFGITPAAATSYSLFIVGSTSLVGAVGSYRKKKVNVPVALLFGVPSIAAVWLTRHFVMPAIPATLFSIGDFVVTRELGVMLLFAGLMLLASFSMIRGKAVVTENPSPMDMAGKVRLALYGTLIGLVTGLLGAGGGFLIIPALIMMAGLPMKTAVGTSLMIMAMSTLIGFMGDTGHAAINWTLLLTLTGIAVAGVLAGGLLSRRIPGERLKQGFGWFVLAMGVYIILLETLLK from the coding sequence ATGGAAATTATAGGTTATATCGCAGCGGCATTGATAGGTATATCACTGGGTCTCATCGGTGGTGGCGGGTCTGTGCTGACGCTGCCGGTACTGGTGTACCTTTTTGGTATTACGCCGGCGGCAGCCACGTCCTACTCACTCTTTATCGTGGGCTCTACCAGCCTGGTAGGCGCGGTGGGCAGCTACCGGAAGAAGAAGGTGAATGTGCCGGTGGCGTTGTTATTTGGTGTACCGTCCATTGCGGCGGTATGGCTCACAAGACATTTTGTAATGCCGGCTATTCCGGCGACATTATTTAGCATCGGCGATTTTGTGGTCACCCGTGAGCTGGGCGTCATGTTATTGTTCGCGGGGCTCATGCTCCTGGCGTCTTTTTCCATGATACGGGGGAAAGCGGTGGTAACAGAGAACCCTTCACCAATGGACATGGCCGGCAAAGTGCGGCTGGCGCTCTATGGCACGCTGATCGGCCTGGTGACAGGCCTGCTGGGCGCCGGAGGTGGTTTTCTGATTATTCCGGCGCTGATCATGATGGCAGGCCTGCCCATGAAAACGGCGGTCGGCACCTCCCTGATGATCATGGCCATGAGCACCCTGATCGGCTTTATGGGCGATACCGGCCATGCAGCCATCAACTGGACGCTGTTGCTGACGCTGACGGGTATCGCGGTGGCTGGGGTGCTGGCAGGCGGACTGCTTTCCCGGAGGATACCGGGCGAGCGGCTGAAACAAGGCTTCGGCTGGTTTGTACTGGCCATGGGCGTTTACATCATCCTGCTGGAAACATTATTGAAATAA
- a CDS encoding Crp/Fnr family transcriptional regulator, with translation MDAKSDILDYLNAHFPSLDNALKAHLSEIGALQEVPAGTVLMQQGQYIKYTVLVLEGRIKLYREGEDIGEFFMYYLEPGDACAISMVCVASGKASEVMAKAVEDSVVLMIPVRYMEALMKDYKSWYQFVIESYRRRFEEVLNVLDSTVFKNMDERLLSYIRSQATKLGTQELKLTHQEIAADLNSSREVVSRLLKKMEQKGFVKLNRNSIEVLPV, from the coding sequence ATGGATGCTAAATCGGATATTCTGGACTATCTCAATGCTCATTTTCCTTCCCTGGACAATGCTTTGAAAGCTCACCTGTCGGAGATCGGGGCCTTGCAGGAAGTGCCTGCCGGCACGGTGCTCATGCAGCAGGGCCAATATATCAAATACACGGTGCTGGTGCTGGAAGGCAGGATCAAATTATACCGGGAGGGAGAAGATATAGGCGAATTTTTTATGTATTACCTCGAACCGGGCGATGCCTGTGCCATTTCCATGGTATGCGTGGCTTCCGGTAAAGCCAGTGAGGTGATGGCCAAAGCCGTAGAAGATTCCGTGGTACTGATGATACCCGTGCGATATATGGAGGCGCTGATGAAAGACTACAAAAGCTGGTACCAGTTCGTGATCGAGTCTTACCGCCGCCGCTTCGAAGAGGTGCTGAACGTACTGGACAGCACGGTATTTAAAAACATGGACGAGCGTCTTTTATCCTATATCCGTTCCCAGGCCACCAAACTGGGCACACAGGAGCTCAAATTAACCCACCAGGAGATCGCTGCCGACCTCAACTCGTCCAGGGAAGTCGTTTCCCGCCTGCTTAAAAAAATGGAACAGAAAGGTTTTGTCAAACTCAACAGGAATTCTATAGAAGTACTGCCTGTGTAA
- a CDS encoding YeeE/YedE family protein: MTILEFLQQPWPWYIAGPLIGLTVPVLLLVGNKSFGISSSLRHICAACVPAKVPFFHYDWKKEAWNLFFVGGILLGGIIAGAVLANPAPVAVNPQLVTDLAPYGITDFHSLVPGQLFNWPALLSVRGLVMMVGGGFLVGFGTRYAGGCTSGHAIMGLSTLQWPSLVATICFMIGGFVMANLILPFILSL, encoded by the coding sequence ATGACAATCCTTGAATTTTTACAACAGCCCTGGCCCTGGTACATAGCAGGCCCGTTGATCGGTTTGACGGTGCCGGTACTGCTGCTGGTGGGCAACAAATCTTTTGGTATCAGTTCATCCCTGCGGCATATCTGTGCTGCCTGTGTGCCGGCTAAAGTGCCTTTCTTTCATTACGACTGGAAGAAGGAGGCATGGAACCTCTTTTTCGTAGGGGGTATCCTGTTAGGTGGCATCATCGCGGGCGCGGTGCTGGCTAATCCGGCGCCGGTGGCGGTGAACCCTCAACTCGTGACAGACCTCGCGCCATATGGTATTACGGACTTTCATTCGCTGGTGCCCGGCCAACTGTTCAACTGGCCCGCGCTGTTGTCTGTCCGTGGCCTGGTGATGATGGTCGGTGGCGGTTTCCTGGTGGGCTTCGGCACCCGTTATGCCGGCGGCTGTACCAGCGGTCACGCTATCATGGGCCTCTCTACTTTGCAGTGGCCATCGCTGGTGGCGACTATCTGTTTTATGATCGGCGGTTTTGTGATGGCTAATCTGATACTGCCTTTTATTCTTTCATTGTAA
- a CDS encoding MBL fold metallo-hydrolase, with the protein MEIRQFEDKGLSHYAYAVYSEQAGEVILIDPARDITPYVEYAASKNAKITGVIETHPHADFVSSHLELHQTTGATIYCSALVGAAYPHTAFDEGNILQTGELTFRALNTPGHSPDSISIVLEEEGAVKAVFTGDTLFIGDCGRPDLREKAGNLTATRADLARQMYHSLREKLMTLPDDTHVYPAHGAGTLCGKSLSAANRSTIGAEKLTNWSLQDYTEDAFVAELLSQQPYIPKYFPYDVDINRKGAPALVPSLEKVPMPASIEALQKGVLLVDTRPAAAFKQSHLPHAINLQLNGKFETWLGSVVVPGEPFYLLAADARQLQEAVRRAASIGYESMIRGAIVYTGGNETMKPVPLDQLRAHPENFTIVDVRMDNEVQAGALLPGSIAIPLDQLRERINEIPVGKPVVVHCAGGYRSAAGSSIVADALDGQVPVYDLGEDIKTF; encoded by the coding sequence ATGGAGATCAGACAATTCGAAGATAAGGGGCTGTCACACTATGCTTATGCTGTGTACAGTGAACAGGCAGGAGAAGTAATACTGATAGACCCTGCCCGTGACATAACCCCCTATGTGGAATATGCAGCGTCGAAGAACGCAAAAATCACCGGGGTGATAGAAACACATCCGCATGCGGATTTTGTCAGCAGCCACCTGGAATTGCACCAGACCACCGGCGCCACTATCTATTGCTCGGCCCTGGTGGGTGCTGCTTATCCGCATACCGCTTTTGATGAAGGGAACATTTTGCAAACAGGCGAGCTGACTTTCAGGGCGCTGAATACGCCCGGTCATTCGCCGGACAGTATCAGCATTGTGCTGGAGGAAGAAGGGGCTGTAAAAGCCGTGTTTACCGGCGATACATTGTTCATCGGTGACTGCGGCCGTCCGGACCTGCGTGAGAAAGCGGGCAACCTGACCGCCACCCGTGCCGACCTGGCCCGGCAGATGTACCATTCCCTGCGGGAGAAACTGATGACACTGCCGGACGATACCCACGTGTATCCTGCCCATGGCGCCGGTACGTTGTGCGGGAAGTCGCTGAGCGCTGCCAACCGCAGTACCATCGGTGCAGAGAAACTGACCAACTGGAGCCTGCAGGATTATACGGAAGATGCTTTTGTGGCGGAGCTGTTGTCACAGCAGCCCTATATCCCGAAATATTTCCCGTATGATGTGGACATCAACCGGAAAGGGGCGCCAGCCCTCGTGCCATCATTGGAGAAAGTACCCATGCCGGCTTCCATTGAAGCATTGCAAAAAGGCGTGTTGCTCGTAGATACCCGTCCGGCTGCGGCTTTCAAACAAAGCCATCTGCCGCACGCGATCAACCTCCAGCTGAACGGCAAGTTTGAAACGTGGCTGGGCAGCGTGGTGGTGCCGGGCGAACCATTTTACCTGCTGGCGGCAGATGCGCGGCAGTTGCAGGAAGCTGTTCGCAGGGCCGCCAGCATCGGCTATGAAAGCATGATACGCGGGGCTATAGTTTATACCGGCGGCAACGAAACAATGAAGCCGGTACCGCTGGACCAGCTGCGCGCACATCCGGAAAATTTCACCATCGTGGATGTAAGGATGGATAACGAAGTGCAGGCAGGCGCCTTGCTGCCGGGGTCCATCGCCATTCCGCTGGACCAGTTACGGGAACGGATAAACGAAATACCTGTCGGCAAGCCTGTCGTAGTACATTGCGCCGGCGGTTACCGCAGCGCTGCGGGCAGCAGCATCGTGGCTGACGCCCTGGATGGGCAGGTGCCCGTCTATGACCTCGGAGAGGACATCAAAACGTTTTAA
- a CDS encoding efflux RND transporter permease subunit, with protein sequence MPTNIWLSGTPAGRNNKKTNNMNWLKKIFKKPPQWISEEERLKVIEQSSKQVSRGVFFATIIIITSFLPVFMLTGQEGKLFHPLAYTKTFIMIMDALLVITLAPVLISFFMKGKFRPDNANPVNRFLERLYEPVIKGVLKWRKTTIAVNVIALVITIPLLKSLGSEFMPPLDEQSILFMPVTLPDISNAEAKRILQVQDKIIKSVPEVEKVLGKAGRASTATDNSPISMIETIIMLKPKSQWREGKTKKDIIDELDAKLQIPGVVNGWTQPIINRINMLATGIRTDVGVKVYGQQLDTIAAVSEKVRKALEGTPGITDLYVEPVTGGKYLDITVRRADLARYGLNVDDVNQTVETALGGAPIGNTIEGRQRFSISVRLAQDYRNSVERIRRIPIMSATTGEVPLSAVADVKFTDGPPMITSDNAMLRGAVLFNVRGRDLGSTVQEAINKMGQAQNILPQGYYLEWSGQYENLIRGQQTLLWIAPVVLIIIFFSLYFAFHSIREAFLSLITVPFALIGGAYMIYFWGVNLSVAVAVGFIALFGIAVETGIVMVIYLNDAMQQLVKQKGNSSATITREDLRVHVIYGAAKRLRPKLMTVCVSLFGLVPVLWANGVGTDVMKPIVLPMIGGVLTSSTHILLVTPLIFLMTKEYELRKHGKLEIHEVHH encoded by the coding sequence ATGCCTACAAACATCTGGCTGAGCGGTACGCCAGCTGGCAGGAACAACAAAAAAACCAATAACATGAACTGGCTGAAAAAGATATTTAAAAAACCACCGCAGTGGATCAGCGAAGAAGAAAGGCTGAAAGTCATTGAGCAGTCAAGCAAACAGGTGTCCCGCGGCGTTTTCTTCGCCACCATCATCATCATCACCTCTTTCCTGCCGGTATTTATGCTGACCGGGCAGGAAGGCAAGCTCTTTCACCCGCTGGCCTATACGAAAACATTTATCATGATCATGGACGCCCTGCTGGTCATCACCCTCGCGCCTGTCCTGATCTCCTTCTTTATGAAAGGCAAGTTCCGGCCGGACAATGCCAATCCGGTCAACAGGTTCCTGGAACGCCTGTACGAACCGGTCATCAAAGGCGTATTAAAATGGCGTAAAACCACCATCGCAGTCAACGTGATAGCCCTGGTGATCACGATACCGCTGCTGAAAAGTCTGGGCAGTGAGTTTATGCCGCCGCTGGACGAACAAAGCATCCTGTTTATGCCCGTCACCCTCCCGGATATCTCCAATGCAGAAGCCAAACGTATCCTGCAGGTACAGGACAAAATCATCAAGTCGGTGCCGGAAGTGGAGAAAGTACTGGGCAAAGCGGGCCGCGCCAGCACCGCTACCGACAACTCCCCTATCAGCATGATTGAAACCATCATAATGCTGAAACCCAAATCGCAATGGCGCGAAGGCAAAACGAAGAAAGACATCATCGATGAGCTGGACGCCAAATTGCAGATACCCGGTGTAGTGAACGGATGGACACAGCCCATCATCAACCGTATCAATATGCTGGCCACGGGTATTCGTACAGACGTAGGCGTGAAAGTATATGGCCAGCAGCTGGACACTATTGCCGCTGTTTCCGAAAAAGTGAGAAAAGCGCTGGAAGGCACCCCCGGTATCACCGACCTGTACGTAGAACCCGTTACCGGCGGCAAATACCTCGACATCACCGTTCGCCGGGCCGACCTGGCCCGTTACGGCCTCAACGTAGACGATGTGAACCAGACCGTAGAAACCGCGCTGGGCGGCGCTCCCATCGGCAATACCATCGAAGGGCGGCAACGTTTCTCTATCAGCGTGCGCCTCGCACAGGATTACCGCAACAGTGTGGAACGTATCCGCCGCATTCCCATTATGTCTGCCACCACAGGCGAAGTTCCCTTGTCCGCCGTGGCCGATGTGAAATTCACCGACGGGCCGCCCATGATCACGTCCGACAACGCCATGCTACGGGGCGCCGTACTGTTCAACGTTCGTGGCCGTGACCTTGGCAGCACCGTACAGGAAGCCATCAACAAAATGGGCCAGGCACAAAACATCCTGCCACAGGGCTATTACCTGGAGTGGAGCGGTCAGTACGAAAACCTGATCCGCGGCCAGCAGACGCTGTTGTGGATTGCGCCCGTAGTGCTGATCATCATTTTCTTTTCGCTCTACTTCGCTTTCCACTCCATCCGCGAAGCTTTCCTGAGCCTGATCACCGTTCCTTTCGCCCTTATCGGTGGTGCCTATATGATTTATTTCTGGGGCGTTAACCTGTCCGTGGCCGTGGCCGTGGGCTTCATCGCCCTCTTTGGTATTGCGGTGGAAACAGGTATTGTGATGGTCATCTACCTCAACGATGCCATGCAGCAATTAGTGAAACAAAAAGGCAACAGCTCAGCGACTATCACGCGGGAAGACCTGCGGGTACACGTGATCTACGGCGCCGCCAAAAGGCTCCGCCCCAAACTGATGACCGTCTGCGTGTCCCTTTTCGGACTGGTACCGGTGCTATGGGCCAACGGTGTAGGCACCGATGTCATGAAACCCATCGTACTGCCGATGATCGGCGGCGTACTCACCTCGTCCACGCATATTTTGCTGGTCACCCCGCTGATCTTCCTCATGACAAAAGAATATGAATTGCGTAAGCACGGAAAACTGGAGATCCATGAAGTACATCACTAA
- a CDS encoding TolC family protein produces the protein MKYITKYKYAQAETQSSKGAKRLTWLLMPVMALMMHVASAQQAPVLSLQNILQKIDSNNVLLQSYDLKAESYRHSAEAATAWMAPMVGAGTFMTPYPGQMIMDDRDKGNLMLQLEQDIPNPAKLAAKKRYIASQGNVEMATRGITLNELKAQAKRLYFTWIVAQQKIRVLQENEKIMQTMEKIEEVRFPYNQSQLSGVYKTAAKLEDNRNMVRMQEGTIAKARSWLNSLMNAPGNQSFDIDTAYQPVFEQASSYDTASLAAVRQDILKMNESIRSMQLNAEAMKRDKKPDFRIRFDHMQPLGPAMPKAFSAMGMVSIPIVPWASKMYKSGIKSMEYSVAAMEKEKSAMLQETQGMLYGMQYEIRSMQQRISAMEDKIVPALRQTLDAGFLNYQENKLSLSAVIDSWEALTMMQSNILDEKLKLYEMIVDYEKQLYR, from the coding sequence ATGAAGTACATCACTAAATATAAATATGCGCAGGCAGAAACGCAAAGCAGCAAGGGCGCAAAGCGACTCACCTGGTTACTGATGCCGGTGATGGCTCTGATGATGCATGTGGCCAGCGCGCAGCAGGCGCCGGTATTATCGCTGCAAAATATTCTGCAGAAAATAGACAGCAACAACGTGTTACTGCAATCCTACGACCTGAAGGCGGAAAGTTACCGCCACAGCGCCGAGGCAGCCACCGCCTGGATGGCCCCCATGGTGGGCGCCGGCACCTTTATGACGCCCTATCCCGGCCAGATGATCATGGACGACCGCGACAAAGGCAACCTCATGCTGCAACTGGAACAGGACATTCCCAATCCGGCCAAACTGGCCGCCAAAAAGCGTTACATCGCTTCACAGGGCAATGTGGAAATGGCTACCCGCGGCATTACGCTCAACGAATTAAAAGCGCAGGCAAAGCGGTTGTACTTCACCTGGATAGTAGCACAACAAAAAATCCGCGTGTTGCAGGAGAATGAAAAAATCATGCAGACCATGGAGAAAATTGAAGAAGTGCGGTTTCCCTATAACCAGTCGCAGCTCAGCGGTGTCTATAAAACCGCGGCCAAACTGGAAGACAACCGCAACATGGTCCGCATGCAGGAAGGCACCATTGCCAAAGCGCGCTCCTGGCTCAACAGCCTGATGAACGCCCCCGGCAACCAGTCATTCGATATAGACACTGCTTACCAGCCGGTATTTGAGCAGGCATCGTCCTATGACACCGCGTCGCTGGCAGCCGTGCGGCAGGACATCCTGAAGATGAATGAAAGCATCCGGTCCATGCAGCTCAACGCAGAAGCCATGAAGCGGGACAAAAAACCTGACTTCAGGATACGCTTCGATCATATGCAACCGCTGGGTCCCGCGATGCCAAAAGCTTTCAGCGCCATGGGCATGGTCAGCATACCGATTGTGCCATGGGCATCCAAAATGTACAAGTCAGGCATTAAGTCCATGGAATACAGCGTAGCCGCCATGGAAAAGGAGAAGTCCGCCATGCTACAGGAAACGCAGGGCATGCTGTACGGCATGCAGTACGAAATACGTTCCATGCAACAGCGTATCAGCGCTATGGAAGACAAGATCGTGCCGGCGCTGCGGCAAACGCTGGACGCCGGTTTCCTGAACTACCAGGAAAACAAGCTGTCGCTTTCCGCTGTCATCGACTCGTGGGAGGCGCTGACAATGATGCAGTCCAATATTCTGGACGAGAAACTGAAACTCTATGAAATGATCGTGGATTATGAGAAACAACTATATCGTTAA
- a CDS encoding NADP-dependent oxidoreductase codes for MKAIIVKEAGGIDKLIHTTLPVPEIKEGEVLVAVKAISINPVDVKTRAGKGQFSKLVAEGPIILGWDISGIVTASRSSLFKEGDEVFGMVNFPGHGKAYAEYVAAPADQLAHKPAGISHEEAAAATLAALTALQALNSTQINPSDKVLIHAAAGGVGHYAVQLAKEAGAYVIGTASAANRDFVLGLGADEHFDYKSGAFEDHYHDLDLVLDAMGGEYIDRSLKVLRPQGTIISLPSGLRETVEEKATAQGKKGYFITVASSGKDMRRLADLLECGRLKSHVSAVFNFEDMAKAHQQIESNSTRGKVVVAL; via the coding sequence ATGAAAGCGATCATAGTAAAAGAGGCCGGTGGTATCGATAAGCTGATACACACAACATTACCGGTACCGGAGATAAAAGAAGGAGAAGTACTGGTAGCGGTAAAGGCCATCAGCATCAACCCGGTAGATGTGAAAACCCGCGCGGGGAAAGGTCAGTTCAGTAAACTGGTGGCAGAAGGCCCCATTATCCTGGGCTGGGATATCTCCGGCATCGTCACGGCTTCCCGTTCTTCATTATTCAAGGAAGGAGATGAAGTATTTGGAATGGTCAACTTCCCCGGTCATGGTAAAGCCTATGCGGAATATGTGGCCGCGCCCGCAGATCAGCTGGCGCATAAGCCTGCCGGCATCTCCCATGAGGAGGCTGCTGCGGCCACACTGGCTGCGCTGACAGCCCTGCAGGCACTTAACAGCACGCAGATCAATCCCAGCGATAAAGTACTGATACACGCCGCAGCCGGCGGTGTTGGCCATTATGCGGTACAACTGGCTAAAGAAGCCGGCGCGTATGTGATTGGCACTGCCTCTGCGGCCAACCGCGATTTTGTACTGGGCCTCGGCGCAGATGAACACTTCGACTACAAGTCCGGCGCATTTGAAGACCACTATCATGATCTGGACCTCGTACTGGACGCTATGGGCGGCGAATATATTGACCGGTCGCTGAAAGTGCTGCGGCCGCAAGGCACTATCATCAGCCTGCCCAGCGGTCTGCGGGAAACGGTGGAGGAAAAAGCCACTGCACAGGGCAAAAAAGGGTATTTCATTACGGTCGCTTCCAGCGGAAAAGATATGCGCCGGCTGGCCGATCTATTGGAATGCGGAAGGCTTAAATCCCATGTGTCCGCAGTATTTAATTTTGAAGATATGGCAAAAGCACATCAGCAGATTGAAAGCAACAGCACCCGCGGTAAAGTGGTGGTGGCGCTGTAA
- a CDS encoding efflux RND transporter permease subunit, translating to MVHRIIEWSLRNRFIVLVLAAALFAWGIYAVKKNPIDAIPDLSENQVIVFTEWMGRGPQLIEDQITYPLVTNLQGLPKIKYVRGSSMFGMSFIYVIFQDDADIYWARERVLERLSTVSRTLPAGVSPQLGPDGTGVGHILWYTLDAPQMDLGEQRALQDWYVKFALQNVEGVSEIASFGGFQKQYQITVDPNKLLYYRLSVPEVINAIRTNNNESGGRKFEISDIGYIIKTSGYLKSAEEIADIPVKTQNSIPIRVADVATVQMTGETRLGIFDQDGQGERVGGIVVMRYGENAAEVIDRVKAKMKEVAKGLPDQVRFDIVYDRGQLIKESVDSIKHTLIEEMIVVSVVVIIFLFHWRSALSIIIQIPITLAASFLLLNAFGISSNIMSLTGIALAIGVIVDNGIIMSENAYKHLAERYASWQEQQKNQ from the coding sequence ATGGTACATCGAATTATCGAATGGTCGCTGCGCAACCGCTTCATTGTGCTGGTGCTGGCCGCCGCCCTCTTTGCCTGGGGCATCTATGCCGTTAAAAAGAATCCTATCGACGCTATTCCGGACCTGTCGGAGAACCAGGTGATCGTCTTTACAGAATGGATGGGCCGCGGCCCCCAGCTGATAGAAGACCAGATCACCTATCCGCTGGTGACCAACCTCCAGGGATTGCCTAAAATCAAATATGTACGCGGCTCTTCCATGTTCGGCATGAGTTTTATCTATGTTATTTTTCAGGATGATGCAGACATCTACTGGGCACGCGAAAGAGTGCTGGAGAGACTCAGCACCGTGTCCCGCACGCTGCCGGCGGGCGTTTCACCGCAACTGGGGCCTGACGGCACCGGCGTGGGCCACATCCTCTGGTACACGCTCGACGCGCCACAGATGGACCTCGGCGAACAACGCGCACTACAGGACTGGTACGTGAAATTCGCCCTGCAAAATGTGGAGGGCGTGAGTGAAATCGCTTCCTTCGGCGGCTTCCAGAAACAATACCAGATCACGGTAGATCCCAACAAACTGCTGTACTACCGTCTCTCCGTGCCCGAAGTGATCAACGCCATCCGCACCAACAACAATGAATCCGGCGGCCGCAAATTTGAAATCAGCGACATCGGTTATATCATCAAAACTTCCGGCTACCTGAAATCCGCTGAGGAAATCGCCGACATACCCGTCAAAACACAAAACAGCATTCCCATACGCGTGGCCGATGTGGCTACCGTGCAGATGACCGGCGAAACACGCCTCGGCATCTTCGACCAGGACGGACAGGGAGAACGTGTAGGCGGCATCGTGGTCATGCGCTACGGAGAAAACGCAGCGGAAGTGATCGACCGCGTGAAAGCCAAAATGAAAGAAGTGGCCAAAGGTCTCCCGGACCAGGTGAGATTTGATATCGTGTACGACCGCGGACAGCTGATCAAAGAATCGGTGGACTCCATCAAACATACGCTGATAGAAGAAATGATCGTCGTGTCTGTAGTGGTGATCATCTTCCTTTTCCACTGGCGCAGCGCCCTCAGCATCATCATACAGATACCCATTACGCTGGCCGCCAGCTTCCTGCTGCTGAACGCCTTCGGCATCTCCTCCAATATCATGTCGCTCACCGGTATCGCACTGGCCATCGGCGTCATCGTGGACAACGGGATCATCATGAGTGAAAATGCCTACAAACATCTGGCTGAGCGGTACGCCAGCTGGCAGGAACAACAAAAAAACCAATAA